From the Paraflavitalea soli genome, the window TAACAAAGTTTCCGGTTGCTGCAAGGTGCCGGTGCCCCATACTACGAAATTGGCAGGCACTTTAATGGTGACGGTATAATCGTTGAAGTCGCTGTAAAACTCGTGCAGGTCATCGAAGTTGCTGCGGTCCCATCCACTGATATCATCATTCACGGCAATGCGTGGGTAAAAATAAGCCAGGTAGAAAGTGGTGGAGTCGATCACACCTTCCCGGTTGCTGGTTATGGATAAGTCGTAATGCCAGTTGAAAGTGAACTTTACGGAGTCGCCTGGTTTGACAGGCTGAGGCAGTTTCACACGATGTAGCACAAAGCCATTGGGATCGGGCCAGGTTTGCGGTTGACCATCTACTGTAAAGTGGTCGATGTGTACGCCGGAAGTGAGGTAGTCTTCGTCCTGGTTACCTGCACGCAGGGCGCCTGGCTTGTGAATATTGAGTAATAACCTGAATGTTGGGTATTGGATAGGTTCCGGACTGTTGTTGAAATACACGATCTCCTCCGTGCCCTGGATAGTACGGCTGGGTGGGGTGGCGGTGATGGTAATATTGTACCGGGCCTTGCTTTGCCAGTATTTGCCGGCGGGTTGTCCATCCGGTGAGCGGGTACCATTCTTATAGGCCTGCTGCACATCACGCGGCATGTATAAGGAGGATTGGGCCTGGCTGGCCAGGGAGGTGGCTATCAGTAAAAAGGCAAAAAGCAGGTAACGTGTCATATGCAAAGGTTTAAAGAAGGGACAAGTTACTGATTCAGTAGAAATTTAGCAGGGGCAATCACGACAATACATTTTGTATCCCTTTATTTATATAGTATATTCCGGGATCAAAACTAACCCATGATCAGGAATATCTTGCTTGTCACGTATCGCAACCTCGTACGCAATAAAGTTTATACCACCATCAATGTACTGGGCCTGGCTTTGGGCCTTGCCGCTTTTCTGCTGATAGGCGCTTATGTACGGTTTGAAAAAAGCTATGACACTGACCAGGTGGACGCGGATAATATTTACCGGGTGGAAAGCCAGTTTTACAAGGGCGGGAGTCTTACGGATGACTGGGCTACCAGTACGAATGGTTATGCCAATGCCATGAAGGATAACCTGCCGGGTATTGCTTCCTTTGCGCGTATAAGCTGGGCTGGCTCAGAACGGGTGATCCGGTACAACGATATCAAGTTCCGGGAAGAACATGTTGTGTTAGCAGACAGCAACTTCTTTTCTTTCTTCTCCTATCCTTTGCTGAAAGGGAATGCTGCTACGGCGCTGACAGGCGTAAACAGTATTGTGCTCTCTGAATCAGCCGCCAAAAAATACTTTGGTACAGCCGATCCCCTGGGCAAGATGCTGGATGTGGCTACACAGACGAGAAAAATGCAATGCATGGTGACGGGTGTATTTAAGGATATGCCCAAAAATTCTACGTTGCAATTGAACTTCCTCCTCTCCTGGGGTACTACACCGCAGTGGCTGAAGGACTTTTGGTACCAGCATGAAAGCTACACCTTTGTAAAGCTGACGCCTGGTACGCGTACCACGGATATAGAAAGACAGTTCCCGGCGCTGGCAGAAAAATATAAAACAGGCCCATCGCTGAAAGACCTGAAATGGGGTATCCAACTGGTGCCTTTAAAAGAAATTCACCTTAATAAGGCTAAGCCCTATGAGGTGGAAGCCAAGGGCAACCGTTTTTTTATCGGGTTCCTCTCTATTATAGCGTATATCATACTGCTGATCGCTTATATCAATTACATCAACCTGGCTACCACCAAATCGATGGACCGTGCGCGGGAGGTAGGCATACGCAAAGTAAACGGCGCGCCTGCTTCACAGCTGGTGTTTCAGTTTATGCTGGAATCGGTGATCATTAATGTGCTGGCGCTGGTATTGTCGGCGCTGCTGGTGATCGGGTCTGTATCCTGGCTGCCGCTTTTCCTCAGTGCCAATGGCATGCAGGGTTTACTGATGAACCAGGAACTCTTTATCCATACCGGCCTGGTATTTATTATCAGCACCTTCCTCTCGGGTATTTATCCTGCCCTGGTATTGGTACGGTTGAAACCCATATCCGTATTGAAAGGACGTTTCTCGTTTTCTAAACGAGGCGTACTGTTGCGTAAAGGCATGGTGGCGTTCCAGTTTGTTGCTTCATTGTTATTGATCGCCGGTACGATTGCTGTATACCGGCAGATCAATTATATGACGGGACAAAATACGGGGGTCAACATCAGGCAGACCATTGTGATCAAAGCGCCTGTTAAAACAGCTGATTACGCACAAAAAATACGAAGCCTGAAAACGAGCATACAGGGCATACCGGGTGTAAAGGCAGTTACAGCTTCCGGGGCAGTACCGGGCAAGGCGGTTGGGAAATCTTTGGCCAACAGGCGGTTTGGCGCTGCAGCTACCGAAGAGCGTACCTATGAAATGCTGAAAGCCGATCATGATTTTATCAGTATGTATGGTTTGCAGATAATTGCGGGCCGGGGATTTGACAAGGACCGGCCTGCTGATTCCACGGGTATGGTGTTGAATGAATCGGCAGTAAAGCAGTTTGGATTTGCTTCTCCCGAGGCGGCCATCGGACAGAAAATATGGGTGGAAACGCTGGAGCAACGTCCCAATGAAGTGATCGGCGTGATCAGGGATTATCACC encodes:
- a CDS encoding ABC transporter permease, yielding MIRNILLVTYRNLVRNKVYTTINVLGLALGLAAFLLIGAYVRFEKSYDTDQVDADNIYRVESQFYKGGSLTDDWATSTNGYANAMKDNLPGIASFARISWAGSERVIRYNDIKFREEHVVLADSNFFSFFSYPLLKGNAATALTGVNSIVLSESAAKKYFGTADPLGKMLDVATQTRKMQCMVTGVFKDMPKNSTLQLNFLLSWGTTPQWLKDFWYQHESYTFVKLTPGTRTTDIERQFPALAEKYKTGPSLKDLKWGIQLVPLKEIHLNKAKPYEVEAKGNRFFIGFLSIIAYIILLIAYINYINLATTKSMDRAREVGIRKVNGAPASQLVFQFMLESVIINVLALVLSALLVIGSVSWLPLFLSANGMQGLLMNQELFIHTGLVFIISTFLSGIYPALVLVRLKPISVLKGRFSFSKRGVLLRKGMVAFQFVASLLLIAGTIAVYRQINYMTGQNTGVNIRQTIVIKAPVKTADYAQKIRSLKTSIQGIPGVKAVTASGAVPGKAVGKSLANRRFGAAATEERTYEMLKADHDFISMYGLQIIAGRGFDKDRPADSTGMVLNESAVKQFGFASPEAAIGQKIWVETLEQRPNEVIGVIRDYHQQSLQQDFTPFILFMDPGLNWIPADYVSVKLDAVQMRDKVAALEKIWNSYFPESSFDFFFLDDFYNGLYQQEVHFSRNFLVFSSLAIFITCLGLLGLTAYSTARRIKEIGIRKVLGASVQNILLLLSWDVVKLILLCSLAAIPAAFLLIQQWLNGYAFRVSISWWQFVLPVITLVVIALVTTASLTIKAALSNPTQSLRDE